The genomic segment CCATCACCTATTTTCGTTGTTAGCGATTCGCTTGTCCTCGTACAATCGCGATTCCAAGCGAAAACGTTTCGCAGAGTAAATTGACAAATACCAATCTTTACGACCGGTTTTCCGTCACGCGGCTAACTTTTAAGAAGTTTCACTCGGAGAGTTTCGCAAGATAGAAAAAGGAAGGATGTGTACGGAAACAACGTATCTATCGACAAATATGTATCACAGATACATCGGGACGCTAGATAAGCACGTGTTAAAGTAATACGCGGAAACATCTTTTTCAAATCTTTCCGCctcttttcatttctttttcatcctttgattttttttaaattttactttattcgtACTCTTACAAATTTTTGGTACAGCCAGTCATTGCGTTAATTCACCTCTGTTTTCTCTACACGTTGTTCGTCTCTTCACACCTTTAGGTCTTTTCATTTTCGTCATGTACATTACTCTTCCTTAttgttcgtttatttcattttctttgatcCTCTACGCTCTGTTTCCCTCCTTTCGCCAATTCTTCGCCcctttcttattatttttttattctttcatcGTTTCACAGATTTCTGCTTATTCCCTTGCAATTTGCACGTATACGTggttgtgtgtgtgtatgtgtgtgtctGTACATAAGTCGGAGAATCGTAAGCTGCCTATACGTAATAACGGGGAATCGTTAGGCAAACACAGATGCaagaacaaatttatttatctaCTAAAGTTTAATCTTCAAGATTACGTTGCCACTTACGATCGGTTAGTTTGGTAGTGAAAATTCCTCGGTTCAGTTACCTTTCTATTAACACCGTCGTACTTAATGTTATACCGGATcaattagaaataaatattgATCTATcgcataatatataataacccGACAGCCGGACAGCCGATCGCGTAAGAAATATCGTGTTAAACGATCAAATTACTCAAAGTATCTCTATATAGTGCAGCCGTCATACGATTACTTCAACCGGTTTCATACGAAATCGATGCTATTTTGGTGAGTTGGTAAGCGGCAAGAAATTATGGCATCTACATACCTAATGGTATTGTTTTCGATTAAAAATAACGCCACGAGGCAATCTGCTAtgcacatgtatatatatatatatatagttaagtAGACACAGATAAGTGTTCTAGAATGCAGATTATCCATAGCAACTGATGATGACGCGCGATGTCATGTATTTGATGCAACATAAGAATAGAATTTTCATTCTCTGAACGATTTATCTCTTTTCGTTCGTACGATACTGAGAATCCGAGGCTACCACGATCGGGAATATTCATAATTTCCATAAAAGTTGATTCGATTACTGTCAAACTAACTTTCAACGAAGATAGGACGAGCACATAGAACGCGTGGATTTGAGTTTCTATCGGTGCAAATATCGTAAAAAGCTATCAGCGCTAGAGGAAGCGAAGTTACACTTGTTAGAGAAGCGGCTGTAAATAATTAAGCAAAAGCCTGTGTGACGAGTTTTAGCACGTGCCATAGTAGCTACGGCGATAAATAGCGGGTATGCATGTTCCTGGTGCAACAGCAACTTCCTTTCGTTTCATGCGAACAACGATATCCGCATAAGATTAACATTCTTCTTGGTATATACTGTACATGGCATTATTGCAGTCTCAAACGCGAGGCGACAGGAAGACGCATATTTTGAAGAAACGGCGAACATCCAAGGTACgcttatcgtataacgaattgCTCTGTTCGTTCGTTAATACTATGCGTTAATACTGGCTTTTATTTACTGCACGACGACATCGCGCGCAATTTTAATCCGAACTTAGCGATCGCGAGGTAATCGTGTAAGAACGATCGGCTGAAAAATATTACCAAAAGAAGAGATAACTTGTTTGATCGGTTTTAAAATCAATCGAAGTAACGTTGGCGCGAATAAATTCGCGTTAAAATAAAATCGTATTCGCGTTACATGACTTGCTATCTCACAATTAGAAATGCCAAGAAGATGAATCATAAATAGTTGAGTCTGCTTTCGATCTCGGAAAAAGCTCGGGTAATAATACAACTGTGCGTAATTGGGGCTGACGTCATGATTCAGAGGTCAGGGTGCCACTTACGTAATTTTACTTTCATTCATGGCAGTGGTCACACCTCGAGGCCGTTAAACACATGTCGTAATGTCGCATTCGTTTCTACCTTTTATCGATTCGCAAATATCCACAGTCTGGAGAGGAGGGACGTTTTATCCGTTTTACGTTGCACATTGGCGGATGAAGGAATTGCAATCGAAACGATAGTAGCTAAATAGTGACGACGAAAGTCTGCACGCGTAACAAGACTAACGAGACGTACATCGTCGAATAATTCGATTTGGGCCGACTGGCCGCGAAAGAAGCGAAAAGTGAGATTTCCCATCTGGCTGGCAAGACGAGTTTATTTTCTTTAGTGAAGTACTATCGACCAAATTTTCAAGCGCCGAGCGGAATTCACGTTGTTCGCGCGATTTCTGTTTGCTTGCTAATTTCCAACCGAACATATCTGTTGACTAaacttttgaaaaatatttcttccaaGATTCTCTCGTAAATCTTCGCCTTGATCTTGAAACCATACCGAGCCGGCGAAACAGAAGCAACGCGAGTTGCGCCGTTACATCGAAAAAGTAGTAACAGGAAGTTTTCGAAATTACGCAGTTGCCTAAAAAACATGTAGCGGCTAATGACATCACCGCCGTAACGAACTCAAAGCAAACGTTTCGGTATAGCTCGGACGATTATGATAAGCGATGATCGAAACTATCGAAAGCACGTTTCGCACATATCGAAGATCGAAGAGCATCCTCGATACACAAGCTGGCCAGCACGTGCTTTCTTAAAATAGGTCTTAAGAATATGTATACAAAAAGAAAAGCGTCGCTCGTGCCAAGGACTAGAAACTTTGGAAATCCTTCGAGGATTGTTTTGAGCTGCGCTCGTTTCCGCCGTTATAGCTACGTTAGATATAATAATAGAAGCACGATAAATCATCGGTTCCTGTCTAGATCGCGTTAACACGTTGCTACTTGTTCGAGCATAGAATAAATCGATTCTCAGTAAATTCACTTAGAAAATAGAACGAGATTCTACGAAGAACGATATTCTTCTAGAAATGTCATTTTTTTCTCATACGTGCCAAATCACAGGATTCTGATATCGTTTATCTAATATATAGGAAAATATTGATTCTGTCTGTGAATTACACGCGTCAAGGTCATCAATCACGCAAGAAGGTTATCGCAGATTAACTCCTTCAAGTGTAAAGTAAAAGGTATATTGTCCATATATGTTTACAATGATTTACAAGTATTAAAATGTATTTGTCATCGCGCGTTAGATTACAGAAATTCTCGGAAACACGTAGTTTGAAACATCTATAGTTTGAAACGATCGTTCCAATTGGAAATCATTTAACTTGTAAACAGTGTTGCTCGGAACTTACCAGAACTAGATGCAGCAGGTGGCCGTGGAAGACATTCCGGTTTTGTGCATAATGGCTTAAGGGGACCGTCCGTAACAGTTTCGGGTCTAAAAATTGCTCTAAATCGTGAGAAACAAGAACAAAACTTGCCCATTTTTTTCAATCTTGTACGGCAATaaatacgatatattttatttaattattgtcttcttttttcgtCTGCCTTTCAAATTTAAAAGTTCATagtatttcccatacttttgaTGACATTTACATGTCATTCCACTACGACACGCGATTTCGCTTCGATCGTTCTACAGTACACCTCACGTTGAATTATCTTTACGAAACATAATTACCGACAACAGGTCATCTGATACGATCGAACAGAATTTTGAATCTTGCGGTACCAATCACTTATTCAGAGGACTCTGTTTCAGCTATTGACTCACTGCCACGAAAAGATTAATCTTCCGTatgaaaattaagaaatttaaaagaattttaaattatattttaatcatcGAGATATGTACGCGATACACAGAGAGTATGTTAGAACTCTGTAATGAAATGTCAATTTGTTAACATCGAAATAATTGTCAAATATCGGTATAAGTTTGAAAAAGATTCGGAATTAAACGAGGAGTTACTGTATGATATCACGTCACAATTTAAGCTCCAACGCGGACTGATATAGACGACGCGCTCTGTCGATCTGCTCGCGAGTAAATGAAGGACTGTCAGAGACTCAGTTGGCATCATAAATGATGCAGACGACATGATCTCTCCCCAGATTCCGATCAATTTTTAGATGGTCATGAATGCTAACGATCCCTTCGCATCTTTACCTAACCATCATAGGTACTATTtacctctttctttctttttcattcgtTCTAAATTATACTTACCCTTTCTGTTAGTAATAACATAAACATTATCTTAAAGGTATTGTAactcatttttatttatttcgctTGAACCTCGATTCTCGTTACAGGAAGATGAAGTCACATAAGTAAACTTTCGTTCCTCGAATTTCCTGAATGTTACATCTATTTAAAGACTATTACTTTTAAAGAGAAATATTGTTATTAgcatattttcttctttatttcatAAGAACTTGTTATaacatatgtaaaaatatttatttgcgaCTATTATGCAGCTCATGATTTATAAATAGATataaaacttttttttttacgtatcACTATATTTATTTGACACAAATTTTACAGAAGTTTCTATACATAATGTACCAAATATTAATTAGGAAGATCTAACATATTAATTCCATTCAAGTTCTGCTTCGGTAATGGAGCGCCTCTTTTGCTCTCTGTTgtcttctattttaataatagtTTGCAAAATATCATCCACAAGTACATATAAATATCTGTACATATAATTGCCAGATTCATCCTAATACATAAatgttacatttttaattaatctTAAACTGAATGtctacaaaatataaaaacattATATCTTACTTCTTGCACTTCTAAATTCACAGTTGCACGTCTCCTTATACCttgaatataaaatttcattctcaTATGACGTACTCCATCCTTTTCAAAGGTAATATGACTGAAATATTATATGtagttaataataatattaactaTAAAGAGAAACAATAATAAGTACAAATATAACTATACCTTATGTGACTTCTACGTCCACGTCTGCTCTCTTCTCCATATGCTTTTATTGGTTCTCCTAGGGCATCTGTTACTTTAGGATGTTTGATGCAGCGATCTAATGCTTTACTGTATACGCTGTTTGGACttttattggaaaataattCATCAAAAATCATATAAAACATGAAAGCAGTAATTCCTATACCACAAATTATTACACCTAAATATCCAATAGATTTTGTATTTTCTTTAACTGTAATAAAAACAATATTCAGGGTGGTATTGGTTTTTATGCTTTATGTGTCCATATATACATAGGAAATTTACCTACATCCGCAAATACAACTTGGATTTTATTTTCATGTTCGACATGATCTGTTTTAGCAATTGatttttttgtacaatataatgcattttgtcgaaaattagaATTATTACTAAAATTAGAAAGAATGTATACATTTCTTAGACTACAGACTGCTACAAATCTTTTGTACGAAATGCAATTGATTACTCGTGTTGATGCCATCTCCTAAAATGATGATAAATACTCTTTGTACaaatggaataaaaataaacaataactattgtaaaatattgaacTACGCTGTCCATACAGACTAATTCTATACAAAATTCTATCAATAGTAATAATGCAAAGTAACCGATAAAAGTGgttaaaaagtatttaaataaaatacaaaaatgatatttatagTCGTCACAATGATCAAATAACATTTAACATACATTGCATgttgtaaaaataatatttctgaaACTATCACAAACATTGTACCAATTGTCCTAGTAGATTTTGAAACCGtcttttaataatttatcatcTATTTTCTTTACCTATTTTACATACCTATGGATTAATAAGAAATATTGgatttgtaaaaaattaaaataattatgagTAAATATCAATAATGGTATTTTAATGATAGGTTACTTTAAACAACACTTTTAGAATTTATGCTCATGTTTGATTATTTCATCACCTATATGAGAAATTGAGAAATGTAAACAATATTACAATAGCAAGGTTATAAACTCGAAAAGGCAAAACAACATAACCTATCTTATATATTAAGAGGAGTAAACAGTGAAGCTCTCTTTAAAGATCGTGTTGTAACAGAAGCTATAAAATTTCGTTAATAGAAAAGTAGATAAAATTAAAAGTCCTAATGAAGACTGCTCCACATCAAAGGCTAGTTATGGTTGGAGATCGCGACGGgtaaatattcatttataaatatatgatatgtccaaaattttgtattatattttttagtgcATTCACCGATGGCTTATTTAAACTTATAATTAACCTTACTCTTAGGCTAAAAGAATTGCTACGTCGTCGATTAGTTGAATGTGGATGGAGAGATCAAGTAAAATTAATCTGCAAGGATTTAATAAAAGAACATGGTCACGATATTACTTATGATAAATTGCTTTCAATGGTTACAACTAAAGCAAGAACACTTGTTCCAGACTCTGTTAAAAAGGAACTCctacagaaaataaaaaatcaacTGATTGCTcaagaagaaaaattaaaaatgtaacaatAAGAAATTCATTACACTGTCATACGATAGCCATATTGCAATATCTGATAAATTTACGctagaaataatttacgtttagaaataaattatatttatatataaactgATAGAAGTACCTTGGTTGTCtaactatataaatataaacctattttgcatttaattaaagtttactatttacgtaattatatataaaaaaaacggttgttttaatttaagaaagtataagaaataataaatgttGCTTGGAAACTGTCAACAGACATCAGTTGAAATAGATAGCTAGATCATTGATACAATGTTAAAAAAGTTAA from the Bombus affinis isolate iyBomAffi1 chromosome 11, iyBomAffi1.2, whole genome shotgun sequence genome contains:
- the LOC126921932 gene encoding mitochondrial import inner membrane translocase subunit Tim21 — its product is MASTRVINCISYKRFVAVCSLRNVYILSNFSNNSNFRQNALYCTKKSIAKTDHVEHENKIQVVFADVVKENTKSIGYLGVIICGIGITAFMFYMIFDELFSNKSPNSVYSKALDRCIKHPKVTDALGEPIKAYGEESRRGRRSHISHITFEKDGVRHMRMKFYIQGIRRRATVNLEVQEDESGNYMYRYLYVLVDDILQTIIKIEDNREQKRRSITEAELEWN
- the LOC126921941 gene encoding transcription and mRNA export factor ENY2, producing MKTAPHQRLVMVGDRDGLKELLRRRLVECGWRDQVKLICKDLIKEHGHDITYDKLLSMVTTKARTLVPDSVKKELLQKIKNQLIAQEEKLKM